The sequence below is a genomic window from Aspergillus nidulans FGSC A4 chromosome V.
CGATCCTTGTTGCAAAAGCTTATGTGAATCTCAGCAAGAGTTGAAGTATTATATTGCTCACAAAAAGCCTCAAGCTGAGGGCTCCGAAGAAATTGTGCTAAAATGAAATTAGTTATTAGCAACTTTACAAATGCTTTACCAGGACTTGCCTGTAGTCAAGCTTGGATCCCGTATTTGTTCAATCATCTGCTTAATTCCTTGCAGAATTCGTTCTGGAGGCTTAgtaggtggaggtggaggatgcTTGTGTATACCATGGGATGTAAATAGTATATATGGACATTCATTGATGTCCACAGGTACTAAGGCATTAAACATAACATCGCATTGTATATGTTCTAATCGACCTGGACCTTGTGGGTGATCTCGTTCTAAAGCAGTTAGAAAGCAGTTAAAGAGCAGCTAGCAACCAGCTCCCAAGCACTTACCACAGAATACTCGTCGGGATGCCAATGGTTCAATCACTCCAcattcttctgtttcttgtAAGGTCTCATTATTGAAGAGTTCCTCAAGAAACCCCAAGTCTATGGCTGCATGGCCTTTTACTGTTCCTCGATAGTGTTTGTTCAACAGCCCATATGTTTCATTCACACACCCAATATAGGGTGTATTTTGACCAAGAACATCCTGAAGCACTTGTCAACTGGTTTCTAACTGCTTGTCTCGGAGTCACTAAACTCACTGCATTTATATATCTCTTAAAAGCTGGTTTGCATGTAGGAAGCTGATCAAGGCAGGCATGGCCCCGCTTAAAGAATTTGACCTTTGATCGGTAAAGACTAAGGTAGTTAGCAACCACTTGCCAAGTGGTTAATAATTATTACCTATATGCATTCCGCTTGGCAACATCCAGCTCTGAAATCTGCACCGCACTCTGGGACCTCTGGAACTCCTGCCAAAGAGTCTCATTGACTGACGTATGATGGCAAGTTCGAAGAGAAGGTTTTAGGTATTCACATGCATAAATACCTGAGCACTTCCAGGACCATTTTTTTGCACGGCATAGTAAAAAAGGACTGTATACAGGACGTTTCTGTCCCTGGGTTTGTCTTCTTGCGTATTGTATCTAAGCGCTTAGTAACTGTTTATCAACCACTTTCCAAGACTTACTTCATGTGCAATCTGCTCCATTTCAGCCTGTGAGCGTCCTCTTGATGCAACAACATAGGTATATCCTTGAAAATGGCTAGTTGGATACTCCGGCAGATCATCAATATACTCAATATGGAGTGTTGTAAGAGGAGATGTTTTCGCATTGGTTAGGGGAATCGGGATCCTATGTTCCTGTAACAATATAGTAGTAAGCAACTGCTAGATAACCAGTTAGCAAGTAGTTACGTACCTCGATTTCCGGGCTAGAGCTCCCAATATCCACAACaccatcaatatcaacaatatcaacaacTGGCTGGTTAGTATCCATCCTTCCATGAGATGGTTGCTGACTGCTTGGGAGATtaagcaagaacaagaacaagaacagagaagaagaaaatggtAAATGAATTTCGGCTGTTCTGTAAGATACTAAGCGAGGTCGTGCGACCCTAAATGCTGACTAAAGGTATTAGCAGTCACATGATACCAGGTAAGGGTCACGTGACCCGTAAAAAAGTTCGCGTGACCTATGTACTCCAATCAAGCCTGTCGCGCGACGCGTTAATGCTGACTAACTGTCTTGGCAGTCACATGCCGAGCGGTAGGTGTCACGCGCGTTTTGAAACAGCTCGCGTGATCTGAGTACTCGTGTTCTCCaaagctatcgctagtgatatcttttattattctgccaCAGCCGACCGCTTGGGTCACGGGCATTGTCCGGGCATCGCCAGGCGTCGTCTTTGGGATAGGGCAACAGTACTtactagacttgttaaacccaacccacgaaacccgccccaacccgccccgacccgccaagaaatgggttgggttagaccttctaattatccattgggttttggatattttggctgccccaaagcccggcggagcaacccgctgggttgccaagatatctgaataggtgtattactgtatttagattatattttcttacttagatagtttataatacagtatttaatacagtattttattaactatgtagatcacttcttattaaagtaatgatatgcataactgggttattttgggttatttaggttgggttagaattatttgctaaacccatgggcggtttactgttcaggtaacccaccccaaaaaccgcgtgggcagatcagctaggcctgaaaacccgccccaacccgtggtttaacaagtctaagCTTTCTGAATGCCTCGGCCGTCAATAAACCTTGAGCCATACAGGGAGGAGATTTCTACCTTGTATAAATCAGGCAAGTCTCCTCCCACCATTGCTATGATACTAGGGGATCGATATGGCATTCAGGTTAGCGAACGAACGATCAAGACCCACCTTAGTATATGGGGGATTCGGAGGGCAAATCGTACAGCTTCAAGTGATATTGTTCTTCATGCCCGGATTACAGTTCTTCTATTTCAAGTTGGTCTTTCAGAGGACGAGATTGTTTATATTCTTCAGCAAGAAGGCTGGAATATTCAGCCTAGAACATTAAAACACGTCCGGTATCAACAAGGGCTATTACGGCGTACGGTAAATCCAACTGCTGATCaagctgaagttgaaagGGTCCTGAATCAACTTCGTGCGGACCTTGCTACTGGTCAGATTGAAGGAAATGGCGTAGGAATAGTTTATCACCATTCTAAACAAGGGTTTCAAATTGGCAGGTATCTATGCAAgaatattttatatattcaGCAAACTGACTGACTTCGTTCAAGGGACCGCTTGTTCTCTGTGTATAAAGAGCTTATTCCCAACTGCTGTAAATTGACGCTGGTAAGATATTCAACGCCATCAAGGAGCTTATATCACTCCAGGTCCTAATTTTATCTGGTCAATAGATGGCTAtattgttatgggtcctttgcctatacaaggaccttagaccttagtgactcggccaaggcctgcgctgtcctgaaggcggtgagccacctacaagacttcctcacaacaacaatccttctttctcctttcttctttagcgattccttcttgtacgtacggcacgtctagataggaagatccatctaaatacgtcccttaacattaggaatcgctcactaatctcaataatagtatgaggagaccttttactatgacaatggaagaagaaagtgtcacattgttgctacagcagctccaggagctccgtacggagatgcggactcagaaacaacagctccaagaagagaataacagcttacgggcggaactacaggccgtacggaactcgcagctgagaaaccatccaccagttactactacagttacatctgcaacgcccaccccctacgaacgaagctatccccgtcctcgtcacccggatgtcgaaccctttactggagaagaccctaaggactaccctcctttccagatgaaccttcgtacgaagtttgcaatcgacgccgcctgctaccctacagaggaggaacaagtttactatgcctacagccgcctgagaggaaaagccagccagcgtgtgctaccatggctcttggctcgccagaaatctgagactcctgtgctatgggcagaattctccgcggtactagacaaggccttcggtgaccctgaccgacagagaaaggctcttgtacgagtgaatacaataaagcaagggagacgtgactttgaagagttcttgaatgaatttgacgaagaacttcttaatgctggagggattaattgggatgataaccagaagaaggccttgttggacacggcaattaatgttgagttgctaaaagccatggttggtattaggcaggaggattcgtacgacaactactgcaatcaactgcgcgaaatcaaccacaacctccagagagtggccaggcttacacgaaaaggatctcaCGCCGCTGTCCCCATgcatgtcgctcgtacaagaccagcaggaggctctgaccggaccggaacccctgatcaaatggactgggaagccacccatgctcaaattgcagccctacaaaaggaagttgcGGCCCTCCGTAtgaaagggaccaggaccccaagaaaagctagtcaggcgcctgcagaggagaagcaaaagaggttgtccgagggcaaatgcctacgctgcggcgatcctgaccacttCGTACGAGAGTGCCctataaaacctaccagacgccctaggcaggtggccacagtccaggaagaacaagaccaaatcgatgactacagcaagagcgagtcggaaaacgaataacctctgtgcaaagtcgcgtacagaggggttatacagctagagaaatactacttgattggcaagatttcaacagctcgcgcatgaatacccccccattcttggtggaagcactagtcaaccatacctataatgctcgtacaatgatagatacaggctgcctgacctatggggtaatcagtgacaagtttgtcaagatacatcaaatacctaccatacct
It includes:
- a CDS encoding uncharacterized protein (transcript_id=CADANIAT00003071), which gives rise to MDTNQPVVDIVDIDGVVDIGSSSPEIEEHRIPIPLTNAKTSPLTTLHIEYIDDLPEYPTSHFQGYTYVVASRGRSQAEMEQIAHELLSA